The Paenibacillus yonginensis genome segment CAGGCAGCCTTTAGCTTTGGGGCGGCTTTTTCTATGAGCTCTAATGAACAGGCTTTCAAAATATAAACCCACATGTTGTGGGTTTTCTTATTACCTCGCCTTTCCTTCTACCTGCGGCTCCTTTGTCCGTCTCCGGACGGAGGTTTCCTCTTCTCCAGACCGAATACATTATTCCATCCCTCGCCGCTTGGCACCTCCGCCAGAGGCGAGTATACTGATAAATCTGACAGCCAAGATTCAGCGGATCGCAGTTATTCATATTCGGTTCATAATTGTGCGTTATCTTGGTTAAGGCCGATGACGGAAACGAGAAACAAACCATGAACAACGGTCATCGTCACCGATCTTCTAAACGAAACGAGGGAACAAACAAGTGACTGCTTTAGGAAAAACAAACAATAAAAAGCTCATCCTAATCGGACTGCTGATCGGTCTGATCTTCTCCGAGCTGGATGAAACGGTGGTATCCACGGCGATGCCGACTATTATCCGCGACCTGCACGGCTTGTCGCTTTACGGCTGGGTGGCCGGCCTTTATATGCTGGCCGCAACGATCTTTATGCCGGTGCTGGGCAAGCTGGCCGATATTTACGGCCGAAAAATCGTCTACCTCAGCTGCATGGGTCTATTTATCACCGGCTCGATTGTCTGCGGTCTAGCGCCTTCCATGACGGTGCTGCTTGCCGGACGGGGACTTCAGGGAATTGGAGCAGGCGGTTTGATGCCGCTGGCCATGGTCATTTTGGGCGACTCCTATTCGCTTGAGCAGCGGGCCAAAATCCAGAGCATGGTCGGTCCCATGATGATTCTCCCGCAGCTTCTCGGTCCTACCGTAGGCGGCTTTCTGGCCGGACACGTCAACTGGCATTGGGTCTTCCTGATCAACATTCCAGTGGGGCTTCTTGCAGCCCTTGTGCTGTCTATCGGGATGCGCGAGTCGCGGGGCGATGAAAGAAAGCCGATCGACTGGGGCGGTGCCGCTCTGTTGACCGGATCGCTGCTTTCCTTCCTGATGGCGCCGGTGCTGGTAGACAACCAGGGCTTGTCCTGGAGCTCCCCCTGGATGATCGGCCTGCTCGTACTCGGCGCTTTACTGCTGGCTCTCTTCATCTTAGTGGAGACCAGAACGAAAGAACCGATCATTCCGCTTCATCTGTTTCGAATCAGAAGCGTCGTGGTGCTCGCTTTAATCGTGTTCACCCTGATGCTGGGCCTGATGGGCGGCATCTCTACCTTCCCGTTTTTTGCACAAAATGTGATGGGCCTGACGCCGACTGCCTCCGGCTACCTGACGCTGGCCTTTATGGCCGGGGCGATCCCGTCCAGCATTATTAACGGGTTTATGATTACCAAGCTCCCTTACCGGAACCTGTTTATCGTCTGCTTTATCCTGCCGATTATCGGGATCGCGCTGTTGACTCAGCTAGGTGTTCATACCTCGGTCCTCTATGTGGTGATCTCGTTCTTTACCCTGGGCCTCGGAATTGGCGTCCTGTTCGGCAGCGACAACCTGATTGTTCAGGAGTCGGTGCCGAAAGAGCACAGCGGCGTTGCCGTAAGCACCATCGGGCTTGTGCAGTCGCTTGGCGCCACGATTGGTCTCAGCGTATTCGGCAGTCTGCTGGCCAGACATATCAAAGAAGGCGTTGCCGGCTACGCCGGTGATCTTCCGGCCGGGGCAACGGAAAACATCGCCTCCGGCGGCATTCCGGCAGGCACAGCCCCGGATCTTATCCTGAAGATTCAAGAAGTCTTTGTTGGCGCGTTCCAGAATTTGTTCTATATTGCATTGGTCTTCAGCGTTATTGCCTTCATCATGTGCTGGTTCCTCGGCAAAGGCGTGCTCTCTAAAGAGAAGGAAGACAGTGAGACATCTGACGCGGATCAGGCGATCAGAAAAACGGCCGAAAACACGGCTTTACACCGGCTTTAAAGGATTGAGCAGCAGAATAACCGATTCGAATCCAATGCTGTCCCAAAAATTAAATACCCGCCGGGCTGTTGAGCCTTGCGGGTATTTGGATTTCAACGGAGTTGTATGTGAAGTAGAGCCTGGCCAATCAGCTATAGAGCTCTGCGTAAAAGTTCCAAAGGTGCCGATATTGACGGCGAGAACCTTCATTTTTGTCATCAATCCCCAAACCGGTCACTTTTCTTACAATATTCA includes the following:
- a CDS encoding MDR family MFS transporter, which gives rise to MTALGKTNNKKLILIGLLIGLIFSELDETVVSTAMPTIIRDLHGLSLYGWVAGLYMLAATIFMPVLGKLADIYGRKIVYLSCMGLFITGSIVCGLAPSMTVLLAGRGLQGIGAGGLMPLAMVILGDSYSLEQRAKIQSMVGPMMILPQLLGPTVGGFLAGHVNWHWVFLINIPVGLLAALVLSIGMRESRGDERKPIDWGGAALLTGSLLSFLMAPVLVDNQGLSWSSPWMIGLLVLGALLLALFILVETRTKEPIIPLHLFRIRSVVVLALIVFTLMLGLMGGISTFPFFAQNVMGLTPTASGYLTLAFMAGAIPSSIINGFMITKLPYRNLFIVCFILPIIGIALLTQLGVHTSVLYVVISFFTLGLGIGVLFGSDNLIVQESVPKEHSGVAVSTIGLVQSLGATIGLSVFGSLLARHIKEGVAGYAGDLPAGATENIASGGIPAGTAPDLILKIQEVFVGAFQNLFYIALVFSVIAFIMCWFLGKGVLSKEKEDSETSDADQAIRKTAENTALHRL